A part of Caretta caretta isolate rCarCar2 chromosome 1, rCarCar1.hap1, whole genome shotgun sequence genomic DNA contains:
- the RWDD2B gene encoding RWD domain-containing protein 2B — protein sequence MAKMTNLEEAEVQLSELDLLSSMFPDEDEFVVTDQLAVAELKQYIDNKTSEIPSSKVQFTLNVKQEVADATMVMLSLSCALPFNYPAVLPEITVRSPSLSRSQQINLNTDLKTYLKRNCSGEVCILNAREWVKDHAAAYIDKELSSSSETTLRTMQSEDVIFTRLWIYSHHIYNKHKRKNIVDWSKELALSGFSMPGKPGVVCVEGPQSACEEFWSRIRRLTWRRILIRHREDISLDGSHAEMQKQRKFSSFEEKVFDAPGTRGKHMDLGQLYHFLDEKGCADVFQMYFGVEGC from the exons ATGGCCAAAATGACTAACTTGGAAGAAGCTGAAGTACAACTTTCTGAGTTAGACCTACTTTCTAGTATGTTTCCTGATGAAGATGAGTTTGTTGTGACTGACCAGCTGGCTGTAGCAGAACTAAAACAGTATATTGATAATAAGACTTCAGAGATCCCATCTTCAAAAGTTCAGTTTACACTGAATGTAAAGCAAGAGGTTGCTGATGCCACTATG gtaaTGCTTTCTTTATCCTGTGCTTTACCATTTAACTACCCAGCTGTTCTACCAGAAATTACTGTCAG GTCACCATCATTAAGCCGATCACAGCAGATTAATCTGAACACAGATCTAAAAACATACTTGAAGAGAAACTGCAGTGGTGAGGTCTGTATATTAAATGCAAGAGAATGGGTTAAAGATCATGCAGCTGCTTATATCGATAAGGAGCTTTCATCTTCCTCAGAGACGACATTAAGGACTATGCAGTCAGAAGATGTCATTTTCACTAGATTATGGATCTATAGTCATCACATCTACAACAAGCATAAAAGAAAGAATATTGTTGATTGGTCTAAGGAGCTCGCTCTGTCAGGGTTTAGCATGCCTGGGAAACCAGGTGTTGTTTGTGTAGAAGGCCCACAGAGTGCTTGTGAAGAATTCTGGTCAAG AATCAGAAGATTAACATGGCGGAGAATTTTAATTCGCCACAGAGAGGATATTTCTCTGGATGGGTCACATGCTGAGATgcagaaacaaagaaaattctCATCTTTTGAAGAAAAAGTATTTGATGCGCCTGGTACCAGAGGAAAGCATATGGATCTGGGGCAGCTGTATCATTTTTTAGATGAAAAGGGGTGTGCTGATGTTTTTCAGATGTACTTTGGAGTTGAAGGATGTTAG